One stretch of Estrella lausannensis DNA includes these proteins:
- a CDS encoding DNA-3-methyladenine glycosylase I yields the protein MTIDGIDGKKRCFGGKEGQELLANYHDHEWGVPSSDDRHLFEMLILEGAQAGLSFETVLKKREGYRKAFHAFDPKKVATMSDQELEGLTQNPEIVRNRLKIWSARQNAIAFLAIQKEFSSFASYLKKFCPKVSSSKRKKSIKELPTKTEVSDALSKDLKKRGMNFVGSTIMYAYMQAVGLVDDHLQDCHLISGKPK from the coding sequence GAGCTTTTGGCAAACTACCATGACCATGAGTGGGGCGTCCCATCAAGCGACGACCGCCACCTCTTTGAGATGCTGATTCTCGAGGGCGCACAGGCTGGCCTCAGTTTCGAGACTGTTCTCAAAAAAAGAGAGGGGTACAGAAAAGCCTTCCATGCCTTCGATCCAAAAAAAGTTGCCACCATGAGCGATCAGGAACTGGAAGGACTTACGCAAAATCCCGAGATAGTCCGTAACCGATTAAAAATATGGAGCGCGAGACAAAACGCCATCGCATTCCTCGCTATCCAAAAAGAGTTTAGCTCCTTTGCCAGCTACCTAAAAAAATTCTGCCCGAAAGTCTCCTCTTCCAAAAGAAAAAAATCCATAAAAGAGCTGCCCACCAAGACGGAGGTGAGCGACGCTCTCTCCAAAGACTTGAAAAAACGCGGCATGAATTTTGTCGGCTCCACCATCATGTATGCCTATATGCAGGCAGTGGGGCTTGTCGATGACCACCTACAAGACTGCCATCTCATCTCGGGAAAACCTAAGTAA